The DNA segment TCTAACTCTGTGATGGCACTTAACATGTACCGATTGAGTAAATATTTCCTGAACAAAGAAGCTTATTCAACCTCATCGCAAATGCTTAAAAATCTGTCCGGAAGAATCGATCAACATGGAAAATACTATGCCAACTGGCAACGTCTTAAACTCTTCTTTATCCACGAAAATTATGAATTGGTCATTTCCGGTGAAGGTAAAGAAAAGGCTCGCGACGAATTCCTGACGGACTTTAATCCCTTTGTTTTTATTGCGGCTGAAAGTGATACAATACCCGTCGCCAAGGGAAAGCGTAGCAAACAACTCACTTTTCACCTATGCAAGAACAATTCCTGTAACTTGCCCATACGTTCAATTCTGGGACTAAAAAAACTGATGAACCCAAGCCTATAATTTTTACACAAAAAATTATTTATTTAAATAGCTTTGCGTATATTTGAAGGTCTTTTATTTTTTTATATTATATTTATTGTTCACCCACAACCATAGGGTAGACTATTTAAATAAAACAGCTTGTGTATGCGTAAAGCGTTCCAATGTACGGCGGCAATACTCTGGTGCATCCTGACAACAGGAGCTGCCGGGGCGCAATCTTATAACGGATCCATAGATGGTCAAGTGCTGACAGCGGATGGAATGGCAGCATTGGAATACGTTAGCATTGCCATCTACCAATCCACAGATCAGGCCTTGGTGGGTGGCACCATCAGCAAGTCTGACGGCAGCTTTATAATAGACGGATTGGCTCCAGGCTCCTACTACCTAGAACTCAGCTTCATAGGCTATACTGCCCAAAGAATAAACGACATCGTAATTGAACATCCCAAGCAACACAAACATCTTGGGCAAATCACACTGGGAGCAGACACCCAAAGTCTGGACGAAATAGAAGTGCTTGCTCATAGACCCGCCTTGGAATTTAAGTTAGACAAAAAGGTGATCAATGTGAGCAACCAATACACCACCGGGTCGGCTGTTAACCTACTGGAGAACATTCCTTCCGTTGTGGTGGATATTGAAGGTAATGTATCCCTAAGAGGAAGCAGCGACTTTTCGGTTTTGGTGAACGGAGTCCCTTCACTGCTTGAACCCTCCGAAGCTCTACAGCAGATCCCAGCCTCCACCATCGAAAAAATTGAAATCATCACCAACCCCTCGGCCAAATACAACCCCGATGGAACCGCTGGAATCATCCATATCATCACCAAAAAAAATGGCACTAAGGGTCTGTCTGGTGTCTTTAACCTCAAAGGAGGTACAAACAATGCAGCTGGCGACTTCCTATTCAGCTTAAACAAAAACAGGTTGAGTTACTTTATATCTGCAGATTATTACTTGGGCAATTATTCGGGCGATAAATACGGGTATAGAAATACCTTTTCCGGCGACTCGGTATATAGCATAGAGCACGATGGTCATATCCACAACAAATTCGACAGGTACAATTTAAGAGGAGGAATGGAATTTAGAATAGACAACTTGAAAACAATCGATATAAACATGGCTTATGGTGGCAGAAAAAAATGGGACGATGCTGATCTGAGTTATGCTGAATATGACAATTTCACTTCCAGTCGCCTTGCCTATATGAGCGACGAAGATGCCTACCATAAAAGTCAGGGAGTGGCTGCCAATGCTTATTACACCCAACAATTTAACAGACAAGGAGAGGAATTACGAGCAACAATAACTTATCAACAAAGAGCGTCAGATGAATACAGTAAAAACATCTTACGAAACATGGATCAAACTGTCATTGAAGGAAAAAAGAACACGGAAGAAGGTCCCATGGAGCGCCTGGAAACAAAGCTGGACTATACCCGAACTTCTGGTCAATACGGCAAGATAGAAACAGGATACCAAAGCACCTTTTACAACAGCAAGGATCAAACAGAGCAACTGAATATACAAACGGCCACGGAACAGTTTCTAAACAATCCGGCTTACAACAATGAAATAAAATTCCGGCAAGACATCCATGCTTTATATTTTATATATGGCAATAAAAATGCGGCATTGGGCTATCAAATCGGAATGAGGGGTGAATATTCAAACAGAACTGTGAAAGCACTGCCCTCTGCGTCCAATGCCATCATTGGAGACACCAAGGTTAACATTCAACGATACGATTATTTTCCATCCTTACACCTTTCCTACCAATTACCCTTTCACCAGGAATTGATGGCCAGCTATTCACGTAGAATAGAACGTTCTCGTAGTTATCATTTTGAACCTTTCTACACCTGGGTTGATGCCTATAATATCAGACACGGAAACAGCAGTTTACTTCCTGAATACATCAACACATATGAATTGAACTACCTGAAAAAGATGGAGAACGCATACTTCTCTCTGGAGACCTACTATACAATTACCAACAACAAAGTGGAATGGATACGAAGTGTATATGATGACAATATCATACAGCGTTTTCCGGAAAATGTTGGGATGGACTACTATTTAGGCATGGACCTCAGTTACAGTTTCAACATGACTAAATGGTGGAGATTCGACTTATCCGGGAGCCTGTTCGACTACCGGGTAAAAGGTCAATGGCAAGATAACGATTTCAATGAACACCTACTAACCTGGAGTTACCGCATCAACCAAACCCTTAGACTGAATGCCCTCACCCAACTGCAGGCTAATTGGCGTTATTACAGCAAAAGAATCACTTCGCAAGGAGTATACCAGCCCGTATACACCTTAGATATGGCACTGCGCAAAGAAATGATGAAGCGTAAATTGACTGGCGTCATTGAACTAAGGGACATCTTCTCTACCAACAACCGGGAAAATACCAACACCGGAATCGACTTCAGAGACCATTATTTTCAAAAAATTCATACCCCGGTACTAACCTTTGTACTCACATATAGATTTAACAACTACAAACCCAATAACAAGATAATAAACAACGATAGATTGAGTGATGATGAAACGATGGAATAGATGCAGAGGTGGCAAGATGGCGGGGTGTTGGAGGTGTTATAGTTGGCGAGCCGAAAGGCCTGAGGCATAAGGCTGATGGGGTTAGGACGTGAGCTTGAGGAGTTTAATCTTGTCTTTTTATAGCAATGACAATGACGAAGTTATCATGAGGACTTTTGAAAATTTTACCTACCCGAGTAATTCGGCGAAGCCTGATCATGAGGGCCTTTTAAAATATACCTTCCCGAGTAATGACGAAGTTATCATGAGGGCCTTTGAAAATAAACCTCTCCGAATAAAAAGAACATATATAGAAATATTAAAAGCAAGCAATATACCATGTACGAAGTAAAGCATGATTCACTCTAAAGCGATAATTGTTTTTAAATTGCAAGCGTTGAGATATTTTCATCTTAGGACCCGTTATGCCTCGTCTCAGAAAAGTCTTCTTTTATTGCCATTTCAACGTTCATAACATATATATAAATGTAGTTTTTGCACTAAGGAACCCCTTTTTAATTTAAATTTCTTCATTGTCTCTAGCCGACGGGCTTTTACTTTTAGTTCACGAAGGTTTATAATTTAAGGTGTTCATGATTTCCGCTTCGCTCCAATTTTTCTACAGCAAAAAAAAGTAAACAAAAAATGCCGCCGCTGACCTGAAAAAGCTAAAAATGAGCGCACTCCGCTAAAAGGAACGCAAACTCGCTTCGCTCAGACAAGCATTCCTTTCTAAACGCTCCATTTGCCCATTTTTTTAACGCTTTTTCATGAAGGCGGAAGAACCTACTAATTAAACG comes from the Saccharicrinis fermentans DSM 9555 = JCM 21142 genome and includes:
- a CDS encoding outer membrane beta-barrel protein; translated protein: MRKAFQCTAAILWCILTTGAAGAQSYNGSIDGQVLTADGMAALEYVSIAIYQSTDQALVGGTISKSDGSFIIDGLAPGSYYLELSFIGYTAQRINDIVIEHPKQHKHLGQITLGADTQSLDEIEVLAHRPALEFKLDKKVINVSNQYTTGSAVNLLENIPSVVVDIEGNVSLRGSSDFSVLVNGVPSLLEPSEALQQIPASTIEKIEIITNPSAKYNPDGTAGIIHIITKKNGTKGLSGVFNLKGGTNNAAGDFLFSLNKNRLSYFISADYYLGNYSGDKYGYRNTFSGDSVYSIEHDGHIHNKFDRYNLRGGMEFRIDNLKTIDINMAYGGRKKWDDADLSYAEYDNFTSSRLAYMSDEDAYHKSQGVAANAYYTQQFNRQGEELRATITYQQRASDEYSKNILRNMDQTVIEGKKNTEEGPMERLETKLDYTRTSGQYGKIETGYQSTFYNSKDQTEQLNIQTATEQFLNNPAYNNEIKFRQDIHALYFIYGNKNAALGYQIGMRGEYSNRTVKALPSASNAIIGDTKVNIQRYDYFPSLHLSYQLPFHQELMASYSRRIERSRSYHFEPFYTWVDAYNIRHGNSSLLPEYINTYELNYLKKMENAYFSLETYYTITNNKVEWIRSVYDDNIIQRFPENVGMDYYLGMDLSYSFNMTKWWRFDLSGSLFDYRVKGQWQDNDFNEHLLTWSYRINQTLRLNALTQLQANWRYYSKRITSQGVYQPVYTLDMALRKEMMKRKLTGVIELRDIFSTNNRENTNTGIDFRDHYFQKIHTPVLTFVLTYRFNNYKPNNKIINNDRLSDDETME